The proteins below are encoded in one region of Sphingobacterium sp. R2:
- the map gene encoding type I methionyl aminopeptidase: MSITNETELTGMQKASNAVAKTLKSMIEYAQVGMSTKELDEYGAEILQSMGANSAPALTYGFPGYTCISINNEFCHGVPHAERILQEGDLINIDVSAELDGYWADNGCSFIIGKDIHQHEKLVTASKEILQKAISNIRGGVKIADIGHLIENEAKKRGYKVIKNLGGHGVGKSLHEEPNELLNYKNRFDQRRFRKNTVVAIETFISTASTYATELSDGWTMVGDKGGFMAQHEHTILITDGSPIILTAENAFF, from the coding sequence ATGTCCATAACGAATGAAACCGAATTAACAGGCATGCAAAAAGCGAGCAATGCTGTTGCAAAGACGTTAAAATCCATGATAGAATATGCTCAAGTGGGAATGTCTACGAAAGAGCTTGACGAATATGGAGCCGAAATATTACAAAGCATGGGTGCAAATTCTGCTCCAGCACTTACGTATGGATTTCCTGGCTATACCTGTATTAGTATAAACAACGAATTTTGTCACGGAGTACCGCATGCGGAAAGGATACTGCAAGAGGGTGATTTGATTAATATTGATGTATCTGCAGAGCTTGACGGCTATTGGGCTGATAATGGATGTTCCTTTATTATCGGAAAAGATATACATCAACATGAAAAATTAGTAACAGCGTCCAAAGAAATTCTTCAAAAGGCAATAAGTAACATTCGAGGCGGCGTAAAAATAGCAGACATTGGACATCTTATTGAAAATGAAGCTAAAAAAAGAGGTTATAAAGTTATCAAAAATCTTGGTGGTCATGGTGTGGGAAAAAGTCTGCACGAAGAGCCTAATGAATTGCTGAATTATAAAAATCGCTTCGATCAACGCAGATTTCGTAAAAACACTGTGGTTGCTATTGAAACCTTTATCTCAACAGCTTCTACGTACGCGACTGAACTCAGTGACGGCTGGACAATGGTTGGCGATAAGGGCGGGTTCATGGCCCAGCATGAACACACGATTCTGATTACTGATGGCTCTCCTATTATATTAACTGCAGAAAATGCATTTTTTTAG
- a CDS encoding alpha/beta fold hydrolase: MTLKELQHSKIYGANNGGTPLIVLHGLFGMADNWGSFGRGFGEKRQVHLLDLRNHGRSFHSDNMSIEVMVDDLLTYIASIGTDKIVLLGHSLGGKVAMQFAIDHSEKIEKLIIADIAPKAYPPHHEDIFDALSAVAITTLETRKDVQDKIEQYLSDPGVIQFLLKNVYIREDRKLDWRFNLDVLKNKYTEFITVAIKSGIYNGATLFLAGEKSRYILPEDRIKIKEQFPNAEFKTIPNAGHWVQAENPKVFDAFVAEFLDQ, translated from the coding sequence ATGACATTGAAAGAACTACAACACAGTAAAATATATGGTGCGAATAATGGTGGAACGCCATTAATTGTACTTCACGGTCTATTCGGAATGGCAGACAACTGGGGATCCTTTGGCCGTGGTTTCGGGGAGAAAAGACAGGTACATTTACTCGATCTACGTAACCATGGCCGTAGCTTTCACAGTGACAACATGTCAATAGAAGTGATGGTAGACGACCTTCTTACCTATATAGCGTCTATCGGAACTGATAAAATAGTACTTTTGGGGCACTCTTTGGGTGGAAAAGTGGCCATGCAATTTGCTATCGACCATTCAGAAAAAATTGAAAAACTGATTATCGCTGATATAGCACCCAAAGCTTATCCTCCACACCATGAAGATATCTTCGATGCATTGTCTGCTGTAGCTATCACGACGTTAGAAACCCGAAAAGATGTGCAAGATAAGATTGAGCAATATTTAAGTGACCCTGGCGTTATCCAATTTTTATTAAAGAATGTATATATCAGAGAAGATCGAAAATTAGATTGGCGCTTTAACTTGGATGTTTTAAAAAATAAATATACTGAATTTATCACTGTAGCGATAAAATCAGGAATATATAACGGTGCCACTTTATTTTTGGCGGGCGAGAAATCAAGATATATATTACCGGAAGATAGGATAAAGATCAAGGAACAATTTCCAAATGCCGAATTTAAAACTATCCCTAATGCAGGTCACTGGGTTCAAGCCGAAAATCCAAAGGTATTTGACGCTTTTGTCGCCGAATTCTTAGATCAGTAA
- a CDS encoding nitroreductase family protein, whose amino-acid sequence MALLDNLEWRYATKKYDPSKKVAQQDVDKILEAARMAPSSSGLQQFRVIVIKNQELKEKIVPIAWGQQIVADSSHLLVFAGWDKYTDDRIDSTFDQMNASRGLPLDTTDEYKNNLKAQLATFTEEQQAAHAAKQAYIAFGLAIAQAAELGIDATPMEGFSNVELDQLLGLDKLGLKSATMLPLGYRMEGEDWLLKLKKFRLPKEEFLIELA is encoded by the coding sequence ATGGCGTTATTAGATAATCTGGAGTGGCGCTATGCCACAAAAAAATACGATCCTTCGAAAAAGGTCGCTCAACAAGATGTAGACAAGATTTTGGAAGCTGCGCGAATGGCTCCCAGTTCCTCTGGGCTTCAGCAGTTTCGTGTAATCGTGATTAAAAATCAGGAATTAAAAGAAAAAATAGTACCCATAGCCTGGGGACAGCAGATTGTTGCTGATAGTTCGCATTTGCTGGTATTTGCAGGGTGGGATAAATATACGGACGATCGAATTGATAGTACTTTTGACCAAATGAATGCATCACGTGGTTTACCACTTGATACAACAGATGAATATAAGAATAATTTAAAAGCACAATTGGCGACTTTTACCGAAGAGCAGCAGGCTGCACATGCGGCAAAACAAGCTTACATTGCTTTTGGTTTGGCAATTGCACAAGCGGCAGAACTAGGTATTGATGCCACACCAATGGAAGGTTTTTCAAATGTGGAGTTGGATCAATTGCTAGGATTGGACAAACTTGGATTGAAGAGCGCGACCATGCTCCCTTTGGGATATCGTATGGAAGGGGAAGACTGGTTGTTAAAATTGAAAAAGTTTAGACTTCCAAAAGAAGAATTTTTGATCGAACTCGCCTAG
- a CDS encoding class I mannose-6-phosphate isomerase, with protein sequence MYSNTQTKPFQYEIAPTFPVQGNLSNSYQDLVAHLITHNIHSIDGFVGVNWGTIIPSLKQEFEKQGVAARFITMDSALKSESAVQDIVSPYLGGNDPLFGKKAGIPLIEYFDTKKLTDFQTIRASSDSKQGEYTIFYGPGASLVDTSSQLMYIDLPKNVLIQRMRVGAALNLGCSTQTNQKETYKRYYFVDWEILNRHKRSILSRVEILADQQSSHSLPWITGKDLRDTLQTMSQSYFRVRPTFEPGVWGGQWMKEHLTGIDQDVKNYAWSFEMIVPENGILLEADGHTLEISFDQLMFQESANVLGHAQQRFDVEFPIRFNFLDTFDGGNLSIQCHPSPAYAKAEFGENFTQDESYYIVDRKEDAQVYLGFQQTVDADKFRSALEESFQSGIAMDIEQYVQKFESKKHQLYLIPHGTVHSSGVNNLVLEISATPYNYTFKMYDWVRPDLDGKPRPLNIDRAFANLNFSRKGDVVKNTLLAQPSEKILDAQTTRIHLPTHEDHFYDVFRYEFDQDVSIETRGQCHIMMLVEGEAIELTTANGMKRVFHYAETFAVPAAAGSYTLRNLGNGKAKVIQSFVKESKC encoded by the coding sequence ATGTATTCTAATACTCAAACAAAACCTTTTCAGTACGAAATCGCGCCGACCTTTCCAGTCCAAGGAAACTTATCAAATTCTTACCAAGATCTTGTTGCACATCTCATTACACATAATATACATAGCATTGATGGTTTTGTAGGTGTTAACTGGGGCACAATCATCCCTAGCCTGAAGCAAGAATTTGAAAAACAGGGCGTAGCCGCACGATTTATTACGATGGATTCTGCCTTAAAATCGGAATCAGCCGTCCAGGATATTGTCTCCCCCTACCTAGGCGGCAATGACCCATTGTTCGGAAAAAAGGCCGGGATTCCGCTCATTGAATACTTTGATACTAAAAAGCTAACAGATTTTCAAACAATACGAGCGAGCTCCGATTCAAAACAAGGTGAGTATACCATCTTTTATGGTCCTGGAGCATCATTAGTCGATACGTCTAGTCAGCTGATGTATATTGATCTGCCCAAAAATGTGCTTATTCAACGCATGCGTGTGGGCGCAGCTTTAAATTTAGGCTGTTCAACACAAACCAATCAAAAGGAAACCTACAAACGTTACTATTTTGTCGACTGGGAAATATTGAATAGACATAAAAGATCCATCTTGTCCCGTGTCGAAATTCTTGCCGATCAACAATCGTCCCACAGCTTACCATGGATTACGGGGAAGGATCTACGCGATACATTGCAAACCATGTCCCAAAGTTACTTCCGCGTACGACCAACTTTTGAACCCGGAGTATGGGGTGGACAGTGGATGAAAGAGCACCTTACAGGTATCGATCAGGATGTCAAAAACTATGCGTGGTCCTTCGAAATGATTGTCCCCGAAAATGGTATTTTGCTCGAAGCGGATGGACATACTCTCGAAATTTCATTCGATCAATTGATGTTTCAAGAAAGTGCCAATGTACTCGGTCATGCACAGCAACGTTTCGATGTTGAATTTCCAATACGCTTCAATTTCCTGGATACCTTTGATGGCGGCAACCTATCCATTCAATGCCACCCCAGTCCAGCTTATGCAAAAGCAGAATTTGGAGAAAACTTCACACAGGACGAATCATATTATATCGTTGATAGAAAAGAGGACGCACAAGTGTATCTGGGCTTTCAGCAAACAGTTGATGCTGACAAATTTCGCTCCGCTTTAGAAGAGAGCTTCCAAAGCGGAATAGCGATGGATATCGAGCAATACGTTCAAAAATTCGAATCCAAGAAACACCAGTTATATTTGATTCCACATGGTACCGTACATTCTTCCGGCGTGAACAATCTCGTGCTCGAAATCAGTGCAACACCTTATAATTATACCTTTAAAATGTACGACTGGGTGCGTCCCGATTTAGATGGGAAACCACGTCCATTAAATATTGATAGAGCATTCGCTAACCTCAATTTTAGCCGGAAAGGTGATGTCGTAAAAAACACACTGCTAGCTCAGCCCAGTGAAAAAATCCTTGATGCGCAAACAACAAGAATACATTTGCCAACGCATGAAGATCATTTCTACGATGTTTTTAGATACGAATTCGATCAGGATGTTTCGATTGAAACGCGGGGACAATGCCATATCATGATGCTTGTCGAGGGTGAGGCAATTGAGCTCACGACAGCAAATGGCATGAAGAGGGTCTTCCATTATGCCGAGACTTTTGCCGTTCCTGCTGCTGCTGGGTCCTATACATTGCGTAATTTAGGAAACGGTAAGGCAAAGGTTATCCAATCTTTTGTAAAAGAATCCAAATGTTAA
- a CDS encoding deoxyribodipyrimidine photo-lyase: MEKNKVTIFWFRRDLRLDDNSGLARALTIGFPVLPIFIFDEDILEQLEDKSDRRLHYIHQALTHINALLQKSGASLNTFYGKPIDIFRELAEKFDVQGVYCNRDYEPKAIRRDKEIFEFCKSIEIPFKAIKDQVIFDKGDILKNDGTPYTVYTPYAKKWREKLRSDDYRSYTYGTEFFFQQKQQQIIPLKQMGFLETDLIFEEPHLDASIIDHYDETRDYPALKGTTKLGIALRFGTISVRKCVAFALKHNATWLSELIWREFFMQILYHYPHVVTESFRKQYDAIPWRNNEKEFLQWCNGETGYPMVDAGMRQLNTSGYMHNRVRMVVASFLCKHLLIDWRWGEAYFAQKLNDYDLSANNGNWQWAAGSGCDAAPYFRVFNPALQADRFDKNHEYIKKWVPELGTADYCQPMVDHKMARDRAIKTYSKALK; the protein is encoded by the coding sequence ATGGAAAAAAATAAAGTTACTATTTTTTGGTTTCGACGCGACTTACGCTTGGACGATAATAGCGGGCTTGCTCGCGCGCTGACGATTGGATTCCCTGTATTGCCCATATTCATATTTGATGAGGATATTTTGGAGCAATTGGAAGACAAAAGCGACCGCAGGCTTCATTACATTCATCAAGCACTAACGCATATCAATGCTTTACTGCAAAAAAGTGGAGCCTCTTTGAATACATTTTATGGTAAACCTATCGATATTTTTAGAGAACTGGCTGAAAAATTTGATGTCCAGGGAGTTTATTGTAATCGAGATTATGAGCCGAAGGCAATTCGTAGGGATAAGGAAATTTTCGAATTTTGCAAATCGATTGAGATTCCTTTCAAAGCTATAAAAGATCAGGTAATTTTCGATAAGGGAGACATTTTAAAGAATGATGGAACGCCATATACAGTGTATACACCGTATGCAAAAAAATGGCGGGAGAAACTGCGCTCCGATGATTATCGTTCCTATACTTATGGAACTGAATTCTTCTTTCAGCAAAAACAGCAGCAAATCATTCCGTTAAAACAAATGGGTTTTTTAGAAACAGACCTCATTTTTGAAGAACCGCATCTCGATGCCAGTATCATAGATCACTACGATGAAACTCGCGATTATCCAGCTTTAAAGGGTACCACCAAATTGGGGATAGCACTTCGTTTTGGAACCATCAGTGTTCGTAAATGTGTTGCATTTGCATTAAAACATAATGCAACATGGTTATCTGAATTGATCTGGCGCGAATTTTTTATGCAAATACTTTATCACTATCCCCATGTCGTTACCGAATCCTTTAGAAAGCAATACGACGCTATACCATGGCGGAATAATGAAAAGGAATTTTTGCAATGGTGCAATGGAGAAACCGGATATCCCATGGTCGATGCAGGCATGCGACAATTGAATACTTCAGGCTATATGCACAATCGTGTACGGATGGTGGTGGCAAGTTTTCTTTGCAAGCATTTGTTGATCGACTGGAGGTGGGGGGAGGCTTACTTCGCTCAAAAGTTAAATGACTATGACTTGTCTGCCAACAATGGCAACTGGCAGTGGGCCGCCGGGAGTGGCTGTGACGCTGCACCCTATTTTCGGGTTTTCAATCCGGCTCTCCAAGCGGATAGGTTTGATAAAAATCACGAATATATAAAAAAATGGGTGCCTGAGTTAGGTACTGCAGATTATTGTCAGCCTATGGTAGATCACAAAATGGCTCGCGATAGGGCGATAAAAACCTACTCAAAGGCTTTGAAATAA